The DNA segment AAGGGCCTGCGTAGCGCACAAGTGCTCGTCTTCAGTCTGACTCGCAGGTGATTCGGACAGCGACTGCTGGACAGGGGGGCTTTGGCGGTCGACGCTTCTTGCTTCCTCTTGGCGTCTTTTGCAGCTGTAGATGTGCGGGACGAAGTCACCAGGCGGGATGTCCTCCCGTCGGCAGTGGAAGCACATCTTCGGGTGGTGAGGACAGTTCTTCAAGTAGTGCTCCTCAAGGTGCCGAAGCTCACTGCTCTGCGTGCAGCCGTACCAGATGTTAGGGCAGTAGACGCGCAGAGTTCCCAGGTCCTTGGCGTTGAAGTCAAGTCTCGTGACGCCACGCATGCTGAACTTGGCATGGCCTTCGGGCGAAGTGCCTTCCCCTCTTTCCCTGCACTTGGCGGGGGCCTCTTTGATGGAAACGTCCAGGC comes from the Amblyomma americanum isolate KBUSLIRL-KWMA chromosome 1, ASM5285725v1, whole genome shotgun sequence genome and includes:
- the LOC144106397 gene encoding uncharacterized protein LOC144106397, whose amino-acid sequence is MRGVTRLDFNAKDLGTLRVYCPNIWYGCTQSSELRHLEEHYLKNCPHHPKMCFHCRREDIPPGDFVPHIYSCKRRQEEARSVDRQSPPVQQSLSESPASQTEDEHLCATQALLAEVTERGGEVHPEPVEHLNQLAADIKRAP